In the genome of Gloeotrichia echinulata CP02, one region contains:
- a CDS encoding NAD(P) transhydrogenase subunit alpha: MTEALLAALFVFVLASFIGFEVINKIPPTLHTPLMSGSNAISGIAVLGAIVAAGERNTNLSVILGLIGVVLATVNVVGGFLVTDRMLQMFKKKEIKA; this comes from the coding sequence ATGACAGAAGCATTACTTGCTGCTTTATTTGTATTTGTGTTGGCGTCGTTTATTGGTTTTGAAGTCATCAACAAAATTCCGCCTACCCTACACACCCCCTTAATGTCGGGATCAAACGCAATTTCTGGTATTGCGGTACTGGGTGCAATTGTCGCTGCTGGTGAGAGAAACACAAATCTATCAGTAATCCTCGGTTTAATTGGTGTGGTTTTAGCAACCGTCAACGTCGTTGGTGGCTTTTTAGTTACAGACAGAATGCTGCAAATGTTCAAGAAAAAGGAGATTAAGGCGTGA
- a CDS encoding R3H domain-containing nucleic acid-binding protein yields the protein MSNNPMQRGQQWLKTLLQLTGISTEVKGDLEIAPPQDGDSQEPDNYWLTIDEINLSSEQIHLLIGADGSVLDAIQYLANSVLNLNQPPDQQASYTIELDGYRVKRQAEIQALAEAASQEVRITGREVEIKSLSSAERRQIHTFLKEFGDLETFSRGIEPHRHLVVRPAFRE from the coding sequence ATGAGCAACAATCCCATGCAACGAGGGCAGCAGTGGTTAAAAACACTGCTGCAGCTTACTGGGATATCTACTGAGGTTAAGGGCGACTTAGAAATCGCCCCACCTCAAGATGGCGACTCCCAAGAACCAGATAATTACTGGTTGACGATTGATGAAATAAACTTGAGTTCAGAACAGATTCATCTGTTAATTGGTGCGGATGGTTCTGTGCTAGATGCTATTCAGTATCTAGCTAATTCTGTTTTGAACTTGAACCAACCACCAGATCAACAAGCTTCTTATACCATAGAATTGGATGGCTACCGCGTCAAAAGACAGGCAGAAATTCAGGCTCTGGCAGAAGCAGCATCTCAAGAAGTCCGAATTACGGGTAGAGAAGTAGAAATCAAATCTCTCAGTTCGGCAGAACGGCGACAAATTCACACCTTCTTGAAGGAATTTGGTGATTTAGAAACCTTTAGTCGCGGTATAGAACCACACCGTCATCTGGTTGTGCGTCCAGCTTTTAGGGAATAA
- the rnpA gene encoding ribonuclease P protein component, protein MALPKANRLKSRKDFQAVFREGIRRQSSLLTLRALKPSYPKKPSLDTATKTTQATDSIPLTCTRIGISISTKVSKRAVVRNRIKRQIAASLYQLLPKLLPGWRLVVVVKATAAERECGSQEFLQELEQLLAQAEVFDGHS, encoded by the coding sequence GTGGCTTTGCCCAAGGCAAATAGACTAAAATCGCGTAAGGATTTTCAGGCAGTTTTCCGGGAAGGAATTCGGCGACAAAGTTCTCTTTTGACGTTGAGGGCGCTAAAACCGTCATATCCTAAAAAGCCTTCTTTGGATACTGCCACCAAGACTACACAAGCAACTGACTCGATACCACTGACCTGCACGCGCATTGGTATTTCTATTAGCACAAAAGTTAGTAAGCGAGCAGTAGTCCGCAACCGAATTAAACGGCAGATAGCAGCATCCTTGTATCAGTTGTTGCCCAAATTATTACCAGGATGGCGGTTAGTGGTTGTTGTCAAAGCAACAGCTGCAGAACGGGAGTGCGGAAGCCAAGAATTTCTGCAAGAATTAGAGCAGTTGTTGGCACAAGCCGAGGTGTTTGATGGGCATTCGTGA
- a CDS encoding PH domain-containing protein, whose protein sequence is MGIREEIYYEGGPHVGDLILNLLIGLTVVGIPLTVGAIVRALWLRFRITDRRITVTGGWQGRDRNDVIYSEIVKIVKVPRGIGLWGDMVITLKNGTRLELRAVPNFRAVYDYINERVTAKNPEYSSVAK, encoded by the coding sequence ATGGGCATTCGTGAAGAAATTTATTATGAAGGCGGTCCCCACGTTGGCGATTTGATTCTCAACTTGCTGATTGGGCTAACAGTTGTGGGTATACCATTGACAGTAGGGGCAATTGTCAGGGCTTTGTGGCTGCGTTTTCGGATTACTGACCGCCGGATAACTGTGACAGGAGGTTGGCAAGGACGCGATCGCAATGACGTGATTTACTCAGAAATTGTCAAAATCGTCAAGGTTCCCCGTGGAATAGGGTTGTGGGGTGATATGGTCATTACTCTGAAAAATGGTACTCGTCTCGAACTGCGGGCGGTTCCCAATTTTCGGGCAGTTTATGACTACATTAATGAAAGAGTCACTGCCAAAAATCCCGAATATAGCAGTGTCGCTAAGTAG
- a CDS encoding DUF2808 domain-containing protein: MRRLLSTLAVSGFLLTAFPVMTWAQNGFTLFSGVKSEDQLPFRLDFGGQADSWDRYILRIPAQKMKLAVAQFTISYPDYYKGTFDPKKIQVRVKDKQVAVSEVKWDKEGRVIEIFPQDPVPAGSRVELVLSNVKNPAFGGTYYFRCQILSPGDVPLLRSLGTWILSIN; this comes from the coding sequence ATGCGACGATTACTTTCTACATTAGCCGTAAGTGGCTTTTTACTGACAGCGTTCCCAGTCATGACCTGGGCGCAGAATGGATTTACACTGTTTAGTGGTGTCAAATCTGAAGATCAGCTACCCTTCCGATTAGATTTTGGTGGACAAGCCGATAGCTGGGATCGTTATATACTGAGAATTCCCGCCCAAAAAATGAAATTGGCAGTTGCTCAATTTACCATTTCCTACCCTGATTATTACAAGGGAACTTTTGACCCCAAAAAGATTCAAGTCAGGGTCAAAGACAAACAAGTCGCCGTTTCTGAGGTGAAGTGGGATAAAGAAGGCCGCGTGATCGAAATCTTTCCCCAAGACCCAGTTCCAGCAGGTAGCAGAGTTGAGTTAGTGTTATCTAACGTCAAAAACCCTGCTTTTGGCGGTACTTACTATTTTAGATGCCAAATTCTCTCCCCTGGCGATGTGCCATTACTACGTTCCCTGGGAACTTGGATTTTGAGCATCAATTAG
- a CDS encoding site-specific DNA-methyltransferase has protein sequence MATGIPRNNGRNQKKQHIIPFRLEYEGKMPIEDILKIKPAQLNQVISVEGYPRNKLIYGDNLTVLSSLLNDDNVAGKVSLVYIDPPYATGSSFESRNQDHAYHDIMEGAEYLEFLRQRLVLLREILSDEGSIYVHLDEKMAFAVKIIMDEIFGTKNFRNLITRKKCNPKNYTRKQYGNVADYILFYTKTDNYFWNQQFEPWNENSIKKEYQYIEAETGRLYKKVPIHAPGVRKGATGQPWRGMLPPPGKHWQYTPETLDEMDARGEIYWSGTGNPRRKLYFDNSQGITVQDIWLDFKDAHNQNIKITGYPTEKNSDMIKRIILASSNEGGIVLDGFAGSGTTIAVAEELGRKWIAIDNSQLAIDTMVLRLVKGTEAMGDFVNGINASTKYRQINLIEINRILRTGLDLYIEQSPSLDFIPDKTIKDWANQLNSPTSLL, from the coding sequence ATGGCAACAGGAATACCTAGAAATAACGGACGTAATCAGAAAAAACAACATATAATCCCCTTCCGTCTTGAATATGAAGGTAAAATGCCTATAGAAGATATATTAAAAATTAAACCAGCCCAGTTAAATCAGGTGATAAGTGTTGAAGGTTATCCAAGAAATAAACTGATATATGGAGACAATTTAACAGTTCTGAGTTCCTTGTTAAATGATGATAATGTTGCAGGTAAAGTTAGTTTAGTTTATATTGATCCACCCTACGCAACTGGCAGTAGTTTTGAGTCTCGTAATCAAGATCATGCTTACCATGATATAATGGAAGGTGCGGAATATTTAGAATTTTTGCGTCAACGTCTTGTCTTACTAAGAGAAATTTTATCAGATGAGGGTTCTATATATGTACATTTAGATGAAAAAATGGCTTTTGCAGTCAAAATTATAATGGATGAAATTTTTGGAACCAAAAATTTTCGTAATTTAATTACTAGAAAAAAGTGTAATCCTAAAAACTATACACGCAAACAATACGGTAACGTAGCCGATTACATTCTTTTTTATACAAAAACTGATAATTACTTCTGGAATCAGCAATTTGAACCTTGGAATGAGAATTCTATTAAGAAAGAATATCAATATATTGAAGCAGAAACTGGAAGACTCTATAAAAAAGTTCCCATTCATGCTCCAGGGGTAAGAAAAGGAGCAACAGGTCAACCTTGGAGAGGTATGCTACCACCTCCAGGTAAGCACTGGCAATATACTCCAGAAACTTTAGATGAAATGGATGCGCGGGGGGAAATTTACTGGTCTGGAACAGGTAATCCCAGGAGAAAACTCTACTTTGATAATAGTCAGGGGATTACCGTTCAAGATATTTGGCTTGATTTTAAGGATGCTCACAATCAAAATATTAAAATTACAGGCTATCCCACAGAAAAAAATTCAGATATGATTAAGCGAATAATTCTCGCTTCATCTAACGAGGGAGGTATTGTACTAGATGGCTTTGCAGGGAGTGGAACTACTATAGCTGTAGCTGAAGAATTAGGGAGAAAATGGATAGCTATTGATAATTCTCAACTGGCTATTGATACTATGGTTCTGCGTTTAGTTAAAGGAACTGAAGCAATGGGTGACTTTGTGAATGGAATAAATGCTAGTACCAAATACAGACAAATCAATCTAATAGAGATAAATAGAATTTTAAGAACTGGCTTGGATTTGTACATCGAACAATCACCTAGTTTAGACTTTATTCCTGATAAAACTATCAAAGATTGGGCTAACCAACTTAACTCTCCAACCAGTCTTTTGTAA
- a CDS encoding NAD(P)(+) transhydrogenase (Re/Si-specific) subunit beta — MSDFLPTGIQLTYLVASSLFILGLKKLGSPATARNGNVVAAVGMLLAIVATLLDRHVLNYEMILLGLAIGSAIGAIAAYKVQMTEMPQMVGLLNGLGGAASALVAVAEFWRLLDAGAPVPLDVNISMLLDVLIGGVTFTGSFLAFAKLQGLISGSPITFPFQQPFNLLLLGSYLVGSAYLIITPDSLPVFLAVVTVSLILGVMFVIPIGGGDMPVVISLLNSLSGIAAAAAGFVVMNNMLIIAGALVGASGIILTEIMCKAMNRSLFSVLFSAFGTGSSSGGGAAASGGAIDQTVRSIDAEEGAMMLGYARSVVIVPGYGMAVAQAQHSVRELSDQLERMGVDVKYAIHPVAGRMPGHMNVLLAEANVPYTQLYDMDDINPQFEQADVALVIGANDVVNPAARSDVNSPIYGMPILEVDRAKQTIVIKRGMSTGFAGVDNELFYKDKTTMLFGSAKDMVAKLVSEVKQL; from the coding sequence GTGAGCGATTTTTTACCAACTGGAATTCAGCTGACGTATCTAGTTGCTTCATCCTTATTCATTTTGGGGCTGAAAAAGCTAGGTTCACCCGCCACAGCCCGGAATGGTAATGTGGTAGCGGCTGTGGGGATGCTGCTGGCGATTGTTGCCACACTGCTAGATCGGCATGTGTTGAACTACGAGATGATATTGTTAGGCTTGGCGATTGGTTCTGCTATTGGGGCGATCGCCGCTTACAAAGTGCAAATGACCGAAATGCCCCAAATGGTGGGTTTACTCAACGGTTTAGGTGGTGCGGCTTCTGCATTAGTCGCCGTTGCAGAATTCTGGCGCTTATTGGATGCTGGCGCCCCCGTACCCCTAGATGTCAACATTTCCATGCTGCTGGATGTGTTAATCGGTGGTGTTACCTTCACAGGTAGTTTTCTCGCCTTTGCCAAATTGCAAGGTTTAATTAGCGGTTCCCCGATTACATTTCCTTTCCAGCAACCATTTAACCTGTTACTGCTGGGTAGTTATTTAGTGGGTAGTGCCTACTTAATCATCACACCCGATAGCTTACCTGTATTTTTAGCAGTAGTTACGGTTTCTTTAATACTGGGTGTCATGTTCGTCATCCCCATTGGTGGCGGTGATATGCCCGTGGTAATTTCACTGTTGAACTCATTGTCAGGTATAGCCGCAGCCGCTGCAGGTTTCGTGGTAATGAACAATATGTTAATCATCGCCGGCGCATTGGTGGGTGCTTCTGGGATTATCCTTACCGAAATTATGTGTAAGGCGATGAACCGTTCTCTATTTAGTGTACTGTTCAGCGCCTTTGGTACTGGTTCTAGTTCTGGCGGTGGTGCTGCTGCTAGTGGTGGTGCAATAGATCAAACAGTCCGCAGCATCGATGCTGAAGAAGGGGCGATGATGTTGGGTTATGCCCGCTCTGTGGTTATTGTACCAGGTTACGGGATGGCAGTAGCGCAAGCACAACATAGCGTCCGGGAATTGTCAGATCAACTAGAACGGATGGGCGTTGATGTCAAGTACGCAATTCATCCCGTAGCTGGTAGAATGCCAGGACACATGAACGTATTGCTGGCTGAGGCAAATGTGCCTTATACCCAGTTGTATGATATGGATGATATTAATCCGCAATTTGAACAAGCGGATGTGGCTTTAGTCATTGGCGCCAACGATGTAGTAAATCCAGCGGCGCGGAGTGATGTTAATAGTCCGATTTATGGTATGCCGATTTTGGAAGTAGATCGGGCGAAGCAGACAATTGTGATTAAGCGCGGGATGAGTACAGGTTTTGCCGGTGTAGATAATGAGTTGTTCTACAAGGATAAAACTACGATGCTGTTTGGTAGCGCGAAGGATATGGTGGCGAAGTTGGTTTCTGAGGTGAAGCAACTTTAG
- a CDS encoding ATP-binding protein — protein sequence MQHAKYGRADAIIKVSEQDLKKVVQEIVDNAFKFSQFGHQVRLISNTNDHFLTLYIINNGRGMTAAQISHIGAYMQFDRKLYEQQGSGLGLIIAKRITELYGGEFFIKSIPNIQTIVRMTFPAWS from the coding sequence ATTCAGCACGCTAAGTACGGAAGAGCCGATGCTATCATCAAAGTTTCAGAACAAGACCTGAAGAAAGTTGTCCAAGAAATCGTTGATAATGCCTTCAAATTTTCCCAATTTGGTCATCAAGTACGTTTGATTAGCAATACAAATGATCATTTTTTAACATTGTATATTATTAATAACGGTCGGGGTATGACAGCCGCACAAATTTCCCATATCGGCGCCTACATGCAGTTTGATCGTAAACTGTATGAACAACAAGGTTCGGGATTGGGATTAATCATCGCTAAACGCATCACCGAACTATATGGAGGAGAATTTTTCATTAAAAGTATACCCAATATCCAAACAATTGTGCGTATGACTTTTCCTGCTTGGAGCTAA
- the rpmH gene encoding 50S ribosomal protein L34 has translation MQRTLGGTNRKRKRTSGFRARMQTPTGRNVIRARRKRGRHRLSV, from the coding sequence ATGCAAAGAACCCTAGGCGGCACTAATCGCAAGAGAAAAAGAACTTCTGGTTTTCGCGCTCGGATGCAGACACCAACCGGCAGAAACGTGATCAGAGCCAGGAGAAAAAGGGGACGCCATCGTCTGAGCGTGTAG
- a CDS encoding Re/Si-specific NAD(P)(+) transhydrogenase subunit alpha: MRIAVPKEIEVCERRVALIPDTVARLVKQGLEVSVESGAGERSFFSDSAYEAAGAKIIADTATLWGEADILLKVSPPQERDNGRSEIDLLKAGAVLISFLNPLGNPLIAQQLANRQVTALSMELIPRTTRAQSMDALSSQASLAGYKAVLIAAAALPKYFPMLTTAAGTIAPAKVFIMGAGVAGLQAIATARRLGAVVEAFDIRPAVKEEVQSLGAKFVEVKLDEETTAAGGYAKEISEASKQRTQELVAEHVKNSDVVITTAQVPGRKAPRLVTEEMVAQMKPGSVIVDLAAEQGGNCACTDPGKDIVWNGVTIIGPINLPSSMPVHASQLYAKNLTSLMQLLINKDKALQVNFGDDIVDAATITHAGEIRNQRVKEALAALNTQQSPVS, translated from the coding sequence ATGAGAATAGCAGTTCCCAAGGAAATTGAAGTTTGTGAACGTCGTGTAGCTTTAATTCCTGACACCGTAGCCCGATTAGTCAAACAAGGTTTAGAAGTGTCGGTAGAATCAGGTGCAGGAGAGCGATCCTTTTTCAGTGATTCGGCTTATGAAGCAGCAGGAGCCAAAATTATCGCAGATACTGCCACATTATGGGGTGAAGCAGATATTTTACTCAAAGTTAGCCCACCACAAGAGAGAGACAATGGACGTTCAGAAATTGACTTGCTCAAAGCAGGGGCTGTACTAATCAGCTTTCTCAATCCCTTGGGAAATCCCTTAATAGCACAGCAATTAGCAAATCGCCAAGTAACAGCCTTGAGTATGGAATTGATCCCCCGTACTACCAGGGCGCAAAGCATGGATGCTTTATCCTCCCAAGCCTCACTAGCAGGTTATAAAGCAGTATTAATTGCCGCAGCTGCATTACCAAAATACTTCCCTATGTTAACCACAGCCGCAGGGACAATTGCCCCAGCGAAAGTATTTATTATGGGTGCTGGTGTCGCCGGACTGCAAGCGATCGCCACCGCCAGACGCCTAGGTGCAGTAGTAGAAGCCTTTGATATCCGTCCCGCAGTCAAAGAAGAAGTGCAAAGCTTAGGGGCGAAATTCGTCGAAGTTAAACTAGATGAAGAAACTACCGCAGCTGGTGGTTACGCCAAAGAAATTTCCGAAGCCAGCAAACAGCGCACCCAAGAACTTGTCGCCGAACACGTCAAAAATTCCGACGTGGTGATTACCACCGCCCAAGTTCCCGGTAGAAAAGCACCAAGACTCGTAACAGAGGAAATGGTAGCGCAAATGAAACCCGGTTCCGTCATTGTAGACTTAGCCGCCGAACAAGGTGGAAACTGCGCCTGCACCGATCCCGGTAAAGACATTGTGTGGAACGGCGTCACCATTATCGGACCGATCAATCTACCATCATCAATGCCAGTCCACGCCAGCCAACTGTATGCGAAGAATTTAACATCCTTGATGCAACTGTTGATTAATAAAGACAAAGCTTTACAGGTGAACTTTGGCGATGACATCGTTGATGCGGCTACCATTACCCACGCCGGTGAAATTCGCAATCAACGAGTCAAGGAAGCTTTAGCAGCTTTGAACACTCAACAATCACCAGTTAGTTAG
- the yidC gene encoding membrane protein insertase YidC, whose amino-acid sequence MDFGIGFLSNNVMLPIIDFFYGIVPSYGLAIVALTLIIRFALYPLSAGSIRNMRRMRIVQPLMQKRMAEIKERYKDDPQKQQEEMVNTQKELGNPLAGCLPLVLQMPVLLALFATLRGSPFAGVNYSVNLQIFPAEQIERIQPQAFATAPQNIYIADGEHSRITAILPGGDKLAVGEKTKIEYQTLEGKPFQVLLAEHPENKLTPEWKITKGEDRIKIDAQGNIEALQPGDVTIQGSIPGLAADKGFLFIDALGRVGAIDPDGTIHWDIVAMIIFFGISLYVSQILSGQNSSGGNPQQETVNKITPVIFSGMFLFFPLPAGVLMYMVIGNIFQTAQTYILSREPLPEELQKIVETQEKEAASPEQKALPFEPKSSKKKATS is encoded by the coding sequence ATGGATTTTGGTATCGGGTTTCTCTCGAACAACGTGATGCTGCCAATCATAGACTTCTTCTATGGTATAGTTCCTAGCTATGGGTTGGCGATCGTTGCCTTGACATTGATAATCCGCTTCGCGCTCTATCCCCTGAGTGCTGGTTCCATTCGCAATATGCGACGGATGCGGATTGTTCAGCCTTTGATGCAAAAGCGGATGGCAGAAATCAAAGAGCGTTATAAAGACGATCCGCAAAAGCAGCAGGAGGAAATGGTCAACACCCAAAAAGAATTGGGGAACCCATTGGCGGGTTGTTTACCATTGGTGTTGCAAATGCCAGTTTTATTGGCGCTGTTTGCGACTTTGCGGGGTTCGCCGTTTGCTGGGGTGAATTACAGCGTTAACCTGCAAATCTTTCCTGCTGAACAAATCGAACGAATTCAACCACAAGCCTTTGCTACTGCTCCCCAAAACATTTACATTGCTGATGGGGAACACAGTCGCATTACTGCTATCCTCCCCGGAGGCGATAAATTAGCGGTGGGAGAAAAAACCAAGATTGAATATCAGACTCTTGAAGGCAAACCATTTCAAGTGCTTCTGGCGGAACACCCAGAAAATAAGTTGACTCCTGAATGGAAAATCACTAAAGGGGAAGACCGGATCAAAATCGATGCTCAGGGCAATATAGAAGCCTTGCAGCCAGGAGATGTCACTATTCAAGGCTCTATTCCCGGATTAGCAGCAGATAAAGGATTTCTCTTCATTGATGCTTTAGGTAGAGTCGGCGCGATTGATCCAGACGGTACAATCCACTGGGATATCGTAGCGATGATTATCTTCTTTGGGATCAGTCTCTACGTTAGCCAAATCCTTTCCGGGCAAAATTCCAGCGGTGGTAATCCACAGCAGGAGACAGTCAACAAAATTACCCCGGTAATTTTCTCGGGGATGTTTTTGTTCTTTCCCTTGCCAGCTGGGGTGTTGATGTATATGGTGATTGGTAATATTTTCCAAACTGCCCAAACCTATATTCTCTCACGCGAACCCCTGCCAGAGGAACTACAAAAAATTGTAGAGACCCAAGAAAAAGAAGCAGCAAGCCCAGAACAAAAAGCATTGCCCTTTGAGCCAAAAAGTTCTAAGAAGAAGGCTACAAGTTGA
- a CDS encoding YceD family protein — MDAIYIPQITKAPERTEEVQVKDFLPGLETLTPVRGLIRVQHQGNYLEISAQAEAIITCTCNRCLQQYNQRLVVDTKEIIWLDESINQPQDYPLEREVFMEDLVESLPPDGYFHPTEWLYEQMCLEMPQRQLCDLNCPGILSDAADSSQSSVDSRWATLEALKKQLPG, encoded by the coding sequence ATGGACGCAATTTATATTCCGCAGATCACTAAAGCACCGGAGCGGACAGAGGAAGTTCAAGTTAAGGATTTTTTGCCTGGACTGGAAACCTTGACACCAGTTCGCGGTCTTATTCGTGTGCAGCATCAAGGGAATTATCTAGAAATTTCTGCTCAGGCAGAAGCTATTATTACCTGTACTTGTAACCGGTGCTTACAACAATATAATCAGCGTTTGGTGGTTGATACTAAGGAAATTATCTGGTTAGATGAATCAATTAATCAACCGCAAGACTATCCTCTAGAACGGGAAGTTTTTATGGAAGATTTGGTAGAAAGTTTACCACCCGATGGTTATTTTCATCCCACTGAATGGCTGTATGAACAGATGTGCTTAGAAATGCCCCAGCGCCAACTATGTGATCTCAATTGTCCAGGTATTCTCAGTGATGCTGCTGATAGTTCACAGTCGTCTGTTGATAGTCGTTGGGCAACTCTTGAAGCTCTAAAAAAGCAACTTCCGGGATAG
- a CDS encoding bifunctional sterol desaturase/short chain dehydrogenase → MIQMLAESLTEIEARLQINWVLVNTCLQFTSWGFFSLLLAEVLRDSYHVLCHQVSWLSKWHNKHHMAYRRDLSITSLKIYQESQLYHDIVESSLLVLILMIIALVVQQMGLWLGVVYGFTFLYGASLRYFQGSIDTDINHLPGPLQTTPSVWFVNRSYHWRHHFDDVNAYYSGVFSLVDKILGTGLSLKGKTVALTGASGTLGQALIAEFIKYNVKVVALTTNPEKLPTQAGVTVLGWELGNEAELRSSLEKVDILIINHGINVYGSRTPEAINSSYQVNTFSALQLMDIFLTTVTGPQAKATKEIWVNTSEAEVSPAFSPLYELSKQALGNIVTLKRLDGSCVIRKLILGPFKSQLNPYGVMSAAQVARGILFLAKRDFRDIIVTINPLTYLLFPLKEISTHLYYRIFTKSA, encoded by the coding sequence ATGATCCAGATGTTAGCGGAGAGCTTGACTGAGATTGAGGCAAGATTACAGATTAATTGGGTTCTGGTAAATACCTGCTTACAGTTTACCAGTTGGGGATTCTTCTCACTTTTGCTCGCTGAGGTATTAAGAGACAGCTATCATGTTTTGTGTCACCAGGTGAGTTGGCTGTCTAAATGGCATAATAAGCACCATATGGCTTACCGCCGAGATTTATCGATCACATCTTTGAAAATTTACCAAGAGTCGCAGCTTTACCACGACATTGTAGAGTCGAGTCTCTTGGTGCTAATCTTGATGATAATTGCCTTAGTTGTGCAGCAAATGGGTTTGTGGCTGGGAGTCGTCTATGGGTTTACCTTCTTGTATGGTGCGTCCCTACGATATTTCCAGGGGTCAATTGACACAGATATTAACCACCTACCAGGGCCTTTACAGACAACACCATCGGTTTGGTTTGTGAATCGGTCTTACCATTGGCGTCATCATTTCGATGATGTTAATGCCTATTACAGCGGTGTCTTTTCCTTAGTGGATAAAATATTGGGAACAGGACTTTCCCTCAAAGGTAAAACCGTCGCTTTAACTGGAGCATCAGGAACCTTAGGGCAAGCATTAATCGCTGAATTTATCAAGTATAATGTCAAAGTGGTAGCATTGACAACTAATCCAGAGAAATTACCGACACAAGCCGGGGTGACAGTGCTGGGGTGGGAGTTGGGGAATGAAGCCGAACTGAGGTCAAGTTTAGAGAAAGTGGATATTTTGATCATCAACCACGGCATCAATGTCTATGGTAGCCGCACACCAGAGGCTATCAACTCCTCATATCAGGTGAATACCTTTTCGGCGTTACAGTTGATGGATATATTTCTGACAACTGTTACAGGACCACAAGCAAAAGCTACAAAGGAAATCTGGGTCAACACTTCTGAAGCGGAGGTTTCCCCAGCTTTCAGTCCACTGTACGAACTCAGCAAACAAGCGCTAGGAAATATTGTCACCCTCAAGCGCTTGGATGGAAGTTGTGTAATTCGTAAGTTAATCCTAGGTCCGTTTAAAAGTCAACTCAATCCTTATGGGGTGATGTCAGCAGCACAAGTTGCTCGTGGGATTTTGTTTTTGGCAAAGCGAGACTTCCGAGATATTATTGTGACAATCAATCCTCTGACTTATCTGCTTTTTCCCTTGAAGGAAATTAGTACCCATCTGTACTATCGGATTTTTACTAAGTCAGCTTAA